GACCTGGTACTGGAAGCAGAAAAGCTGGTCCGTTCCGGTGTAAAGGAAATCATGCTCATTGCGCAGGAGCTGACCTATTATGGTCTGGACCTGTACAAGCAACGTCGCCTCGGTGATCTGATGCGTGCGTTGGCGGGTGTGAAAGGACTGGAATGGATTCGTTTACACTATGCTTATCCCACCAAATTCCCGATGGAGATCCTGGATGCGATGAACGAATTCCCAAACATCTGCAACTACCTGGATATGCCTTTACAGCATGCTTCCAATGCCATGCTGAAGGCTATGAAACGCCAGATTACCCGGGAGGAGATAGAAGAACTGGTGCATGCTATCCGTGCAAAAGTACCTGGCATCTGTTTACGTACCACCCTGATCGCAGGTTTTCCCGGCGAAACGGAAGCAGACGTAGAAGAGCTGAAAGGCTTCCTGGAAAGAATGCGTTTTGACCGTGTAGGAGTATTCACTTACAGTCATGAAGAAGGCACCAGTGCCCATGAGCTGGAAGACAATATTCCGGAAGAAGAGAAGGAGAGAAGAGCGCAGGAAATAATGGAAGTACAACAGGAAATCTCCCTGGAAAAAAACCAGGAGAAAGTAGGGAAAGTCTTCAAAGTAATAGTAGATAAAAAAGAATCAGGCAGATTTCTTGCCCG
The Chitinophaga sp. MM2321 DNA segment above includes these coding regions:
- the rimO gene encoding 30S ribosomal protein S12 methylthiotransferase RimO; protein product: MKTKTLKKDKVNIITLGCSKNMVDSEVLSGQLMANDVDVVHESAKRDHNIVVINTCGFIDKAKEESINTILDQVELKQRGKLDKVYVTGCLSERYRGDLEAEISGVDAWFGTMELPQLLKKFDADYKSELIGERLLSTPSHYAYLKIAEGCNRTCSFCAIPLMRGAHVSRPIEDLVLEAEKLVRSGVKEIMLIAQELTYYGLDLYKQRRLGDLMRALAGVKGLEWIRLHYAYPTKFPMEILDAMNEFPNICNYLDMPLQHASNAMLKAMKRQITREEIEELVHAIRAKVPGICLRTTLIAGFPGETEADVEELKGFLERMRFDRVGVFTYSHEEGTSAHELEDNIPEEEKERRAQEIMEVQQEISLEKNQEKVGKVFKVIVDKKESGRFLARTEFDSVEVDNEVIINTTKRLKPGDFVEVRITKAFDYDLEAELI